The Euleptes europaea isolate rEulEur1 chromosome 9, rEulEur1.hap1, whole genome shotgun sequence nucleotide sequence tctaaagagggcAAATTCAATCTTGTGGGCTGTGGCTTGTTTTGCTCTGTAAATCTTAGGAGTACTACTTTAAAGGTTAAACTGGACACGATGGCAGAAACTACATTGGTATTCCTATGATTTTAACATCAAAAATGGCACCTGGTCTAGTGGATCTGAACCACCTCTCATCACATCATCCTGTGCTTTGATGCTGTAAGCACTTCCTCCAGTATTGGAAGTGGCCAAACAAAATATTACATGTACCACGGtagatgtaacatgtagtttggaccTGAGTTTTGCTAGGAGAACTGTTCCTGGGATGAGGAAATATAAAAAGGGGGGGTGAGAGGAAGGTTCAGCTGTGTTCACCTATGCACTCTTTTAAACAGAAAAATTAGACCATGCTCCCTTGCTTTATATGTAAACACATGATTGCCACTGCCCCTTCCTGTCTGATTTTCCAGTAAATCTACTGTTCTGAAGTCCATGGAATTTCACGGCATATTTATATTTAATCAATAAACTCTGCCAGTATTTATTTGAAATCTTTTGTATTCTCACTTTCAGGTATTGGACTGGACAGTTGGGGCACATGAGAATTCCTTTAATGCATCATTTTATTGAGATTTTCAAACAAAACTGTTCagtttgttgttttttattataatCTAAAGGCTATAGCATACACTTTTAATCAATTGCAGAGAAGTAAAATCTTGTTTGATAAGTTGTAATCATGCCATCTTGGTTCTTTCCAGGCAGTAACTGGAACTGCAAAATTACCCGCCCCCCCTTATTCCAAATTGCTATACAAGTTCAGAAAAATTAGTATGATATTAATAGCTGTGAAATGCTAATTTACCATTCAGTACTTCAAACATCTCTGTGTAGTGGAAGCATGCCCATTCAACTGCCTCATGGTCTAAATCATGTACTACTCATGAAATCTGCAATAGCCTTTCACTAAATTTGACTAAGGAGGTTTTGGGTACTTTAGAACTGTCTGTTTTCtgtaaaagaaaacagaaaagctgTATCTGTGGAAACTTGTCATAAGGTCTATATAATTCTAGGATACCAAGTACTGTATTAGAAATAAAACTAAAACCGTGAGTGTACAAACCAGATTTCTAGAAATGTATGTGTTCTATATTATTTGTTAAATTCTTATGTACAATGCATATAACGTGATTATTGATGTAGGAACAAAGGTGTATCTAAGTGCAAAATATGAATAAAGCACAGCATAAATCTACCTATACCGAAAAtaacttatttaaaaataaatttcatatTTTCcacaataatatatttaaatgcaGGCTAGGGCACATATCTTGTGGTAGTAGATTTAGCAATATATTTTCTTGCTAGAGAATCGGTTAAATTATCATTGATCCAAAACAGGTATAATTTTTTCATCCATTAGCATCCAGCAGCTATTAATAATGTTAAACTTCAATTGCTGGATCGTTTTTCTAGCTTCTTTCTATTGCAGACTATACATACCACATGTAAAAAGATGGTCACAGTTATATGATTACTGAGACCATGACAAAGTTTAATTAAAGCACGCTTCTGTACATTTCAACCACGTACTATTAAAGCTGACACAACTGAAACAATTTactgtgtgttttatttttgaaagGAACACTATAAAATCTAGCAGTTTAGTTATTTTGTGGGATTAATACACCATACAGTTCTGGTACTGAGATCTATATGGAATAAATAGTTAGCAAAATTAGAttgtagaatgtgtgtgtgtacggATATGGTGAGTGGGGGCTTTCATCACACATGATTTCTGCAGGCGGAAGGGTGGGGCAATTTTTGCCAATCCCCTCCATGTTGTTCCTGGAGTCCCTTTCTTCTAGGAGCAGCATCTTGGGTTGCTAcagaagaggggaggaaaaaaagttgtgcattctccccctcccctctgttttttttttttttaaagtaaatggtTCAGCTGTATATATGGATATAAAGCGgcaggcaaaccacttctgaatgtctcttgctttgaaaatccaatggggttgccataagttggctgcaacttgacagcaaaaaaaaaaaaagatgtaaatgTCTGGTTTTCATTAGCTTTTTATATAGCAAACATTTAGGCTGTATTTATGAAGTTCAAAATGAGACACTGCTCTGGAAATTTAAGTAATACTGTACCTTTTGTCAGTTTTCTGAAGACTTCACAGCTATGAATGAAGAACACAGTGATGTAACAAATGGGTGCAGCAAAGTTCGAACTGGTACTCAGAATGAGGCTGCCTTATTGGCTCTTATGGAAAAGACTGGTTACAACATGGTTCAAGAAAATGGTCAACGAAAATTTGGTGGTCCTCCACCGGGTAAGAAAGTAGAGTACAAAATATCATTTTGACTTAGAATTTAAACATACTTTATAAATTTAACTTTGTTGTAGAGTTCTGAAGTTGGGTGTGAAGTTTTTTGTGCATAACCGCCCAGTAAATTTTACACTTTTTGCTTATCTGTCCCATGAGAAGTATTAGGTTTAATCTGGTTTATTTCCATAGAAATCAGTTAGGCTATTATCCTAGCTACATTTACTGATAAATATGGCCAATTGAAACCAGAGCTTTACATTTCTTAACTGTGATTTATAGTACTTTATCTTGATCTATAAAATACAAACCAGTGTATGGCGAGGGATACAATATTAGTTTTAAGAATTTATATACAGTTTTGTGAAAAGTAGACTGTTTCCCAAAATACTTAGGTGTTTTGGGAAACAGCCTACAGTGTTTAAAGTATTTGTAATAATGAGGTACTGAACATTTTTTTAAGGCTGGGAAGGCCCACCACCACCTCGAGGCTGTGAAGTTTTTGTGGGAAAGATTCCCCGTGATATGTATGAGGATGAACTGGTTCCGGTGTTTGAAAGAGCAGGGAAGATCTATGAATTCAGACTGATGATGGAATTTAGTGGTGAGAATCGAGGATATGCATTTGTAATGTATACAACTAAAGAAGAAGCTCAGCTTGCCATCAGGATCCTTAATAATTATGAGATTCGTCCTGGGAAATTTATTGGTGTTTGTGTAAGCTTGGATAACTGCAGACTATTTATTGGAGCTATTccgaaagaaaagaaaaaagaggagatCTTGGATGAAATGAAAAAAGTCACTGAAGGTGTAGTAGATGTCATTGTGTATCCAAGTGCAACAGACAAAACAAAGAATCGTGGTTTTGCCTTTGTAGAATATGAATCTCACAGAGCTGCAGCTATGGCAAGGAGAAAATTAATTCCGGGTAAGTGTTAATTATATTAACATCCTTTCTTACACTAGGAAACTCAGAGCACATGTAAAATCATATTTTTGAGGTAAATCTCCAGTCCTGGCTTTCTGCTTCActatgggccaaactagatgtggttGTGGCAGATGGATATATTAAAATCTGGATCTGCCCAAATCAATGGGTGCCTGGGATGGAGAAGTCTAATTTTAAGGGCAAAGTGCAGCATAGATGAGGAGTGTCAAGCTGTTTCACCACCTGTGGTTTACCTCCTTGCAGCCCTTTCTCCCAAAGTAATTATTTCCCAACTTCATGCCTTTTTTTATCTTAAAATTGAACCATTCTTCACCCTCTGTAAATGCAGGGACTGAACATTTATTGTACTTAATCCCCCTAAATCAGTAAGGGTATGATtagtggtagtggtggaaagtggcatcaagttgcagctgacttacctCCACcctgtagggtattcaaggcaagggatgttcagaggtggtttgccattgcctacctctgcgtagcaaccctggacttccttggtggtctttcttTCAAGTACTATACAGggctaaccttgcttagcttctatgatctgacaagatcaggttagcctgggccatccaggtctgagtagacgagACATTAATTGTGAGGGCAGGCAAGTGGAACTATCAGTAAGAAAACCAGCCCTGTCCCCACAATCTTTTTCTGCCAGTGAAAGTGTGCTtgatggaagggggggaatgaTGAAGCCTCTTATGCCATTGAGCTGCTCTTGGGAGCCGATTTGGCCCCCCACACTACTTTTAAGGTGAGTGCCGGTTCATGTTAATTGCAagttgggttggggttttttcCAACCCAGCTTGCATTTACTGTCTTGTCTAATCAGATCCCCAGTTGGTTTGCACTTGTTAGTGTGGCTGAGGGCATTTTATGCCAGCACTTCAGGTACTTTCTGACTTAGTTAAATCACAGCTAATTAACTTTCTATGTATCGGGTCACTTGTGTATTTGTTTCAACATATGATAATAACTGCATGGATTTACTTCACTATGTTACAAAGAAGCTGCCTGAAACACAAAGATTAATAATAATGAAACTCAGTACTGCATATAAGTGGTAAgcaaataaatgaagaaaatagtgGGCGGCGTTCTTTAAATCTTGTGCCTTAAGGAAGTCAAGATGTACTCTACAGATTGGCAGTATCCCATTTCCCACGAGGCGCACTCTTATAGATTGGGTGAAAAGCACTACTGCTTCTAAACCAGCCAAACTGCACCCTAAGCAACTCACTCGGGAACCAGCAGTAGCTGTTTCAAAAGCAGGGAGTGAGGTGCTACTTTTCACCAAATATATAGCTGCTCCTGTTACTGGGAAATGGGAGATTTCTCCAGAGACCCTTGTGATGATATGAAAGGCACATGCAGGCCAGGAAAGAAGCATTGTGCAGCTTCAGTACTATGTTTGTTCTGAATATAATTCCTCAGTTAGTACAGGGCCACTCTGTCTTGCAAGTATGAACGctcatctttctccctccccccacttccacCATTGGAAGGCTGCCTGCTAGGTCAGAAGCAGCCCCTTTCAAGGAGCAAAGAAGGTGATGGCTGAAAAAAATTGGTGATGAGGGTCAGATGTGGTCCATGGGCTGTCAGTTAGCCATCCCTGATTTTGACAGAGGTTCAGGTTAGGACAGTTGGTTCTAACATACTTGAGTAAGAAAAATTGGCTTCTAATTTTGCTTTTTAATGTGGGTAAATGAGTagacaacaatgtggcaaatggcATTCAGTGCAGAGAAGTGTAAGCTGATGCCATATGTGGTGCTGCCGTGCAGCTCATCAGCATAAGCAGCCCTGTGCCGGTGTTACTGCCCATTTAGCCAGCgaaagtggcactaatgctggcccagggggtcacgctggctcctatatCCATTCTCTGCCCCCTTCAGAATTGCTCTGTTAGTGTGTGGCAGTGGTGGAAAAAGAGCTTTTATACAAGGGAGGTGAACTTGGAAGTAGTGGAAAaggcaaagggtgtgtgtgtgtgtttttcttgtaTGAGGTTGTTTGTGTGAAGTTTGCTTGTTGGTATGTGCTCTAGTAACCCATGGCCCTGGTGGGAGGTGGTTCTGTTGAATCAGGTGAGTCACCTGAGTACTAGTGTCttacaaagcatttcactcattccaaatgaACAGCAGGACAAGGACTAAAGGCTTCCTCAGTTTTTCCACTGGATatattgggaaatttggggaagcACTGGAAAAACTCTCACACAAGACATGTACaatattttcaagatttttttgttttattgtaaataattttggcaacaattaataatCTATTATGCAGTTTATACTTAAAGAGTTCATCATTTTCAGAGTTATAAAAtttagcttaatatccaaacatgtGGGTTGTCATACCTATTGTGGCTCTATCAGaaagtttctgtccaaataatgtgttttgtttactacagaatttgttttctacctttaacatttatttttaactaCCTCTCAGGTGGCAAAAAATAAACATACAAGCGTTAAAGTGGCATAGGTAGTATAGCAGTTTGTAACTCTTTCTCAACTGTTGGCTATACTTTTagtttttcttaaagaaaatgaagacattttatacttttaaattccataaacatGTAAAATAGTACAGTTTTATaagctaagttataaatgatgcatttatgTTGTTAAATTAGTAAAAGAAGTTTTGGTTTGGTAGAAAAGTAAGTTTTGCATATTTTCCAATTTCTGTAAAAAATCTCcatattttttccagggaaaaaaactcgctcttcccccaccccatggcttcaaaatttctggaaatgttacatctctaataggtccatcagtggctgctaactatggtgaccaaagggaacctccaccttTAGAAGCAGTcatcctctgaataccagtgttaggAGGCAACATTTATCACAtattttggccactgtgtggttaCAAAATTTATTAAAGTACCATTTCCCTAACACCATTTGTGTCTTCGCCTTAATTTTGCTTTGGCACGCCCCCCCCTTTTCTACATTTGTTCTTAAACATTAAATGTAAAAATTACGCATAAACCACCCATGGATATAACTATTAACTGCTATATTGCTTACAGATGTACTATAACAAACTCATACAATcattacatttttcttttttataggAACATTCCAGTTATGGGGCCATACTATTCAGGTAGATTGGGCAGACCCAGAAAAAGAAGTTGACGAAGAAACAATGCAGAGGGTCAAAGTATTATATGTTAGAAACTTGATGATCTCCACTACAGAAGAAACAATTAAAGCTGAATTTAACAAATTTAAACCAGGAGCTGTTGAGCGTGTAAAAAAACTTCGAGATTACGCATTTGTTCATTTTTTCAACCGAGATGATGCAGTTGCAGCTATGTCAGTTATGAATGGGAAATGTATTGATGGAGCTGGCATTGAGGTAACATTGGCAAAACCAGTAAACAAAGAGGGCACTTGGAGGCAGCATCTTAACGGTCAAATTAGTCCAAGTTCTGAAAATCTTCTAGTCTTTGCAAACAAAGAAGATGTTCATCAAAAATCCTTAGCAAAACCAGCAAGTCTTCCAATCCGATATAATGGGCAGCACAGTCCAAGTCCCCCGGAAATTGAAAGGTGTActtatccattttttccaggaacaAAACTCACTCCAATTAGTATGTATTCATTAAAATCTTGCCATTTTAGTTCTGCAGTAATGCAGTTAGATTACTATTGCAACAAAAATAACTGGGCACCTCCAGAATATTACTTGTACTCAACCACAAGTCAAGATGGAAAGATACTGCTAGTGTATAAGGTTGTTATTCCTACTGTTGCAAATGGATCTCAGAGTTATTTTATGCCAGACAAACTCTGCTCAACAATAGAAGATGCAAAAGAATTAGCAGCACAGTTTGCACTGCTTCATTTGGGTAAGTTATTAACATGATAATTTTATTCTGGTTCTTGGGTTTCATTGTTTTAGTGTCATCTGTATTATCTAAAGGGAATGAGGCTTCATCAGTAGTTGCTGGTGGTCATATAGGTTAACTATATAGGTGTCTTAAGTTTAAATTTTTAGAGGTTGGTGCTCATTTTTACCTTTGAAAGCATCACTTAACAGTACTTTTAGTAGGTCAAAGCATGCTAGTGAACATGACTATGTTAAAAATTCTGCTTACATTCAATCTATTACATTGTAAGTGCTATTGTCTGTCATTTTTTCAATTACTTATTTTTGGCCACTGCAAATGGTTGTTTGCCTCTAAGCCATTTAATATTTAAAGATTAAGAATTCTTCTGGTTTTATTGAAATAATATGCAAATGAAAATGTAGGGATAGTTTACATTTGACTCTTTTTCTATGTACATGTGGTTGTAAAAAGGAGTTAGAAAAACATTTTCAGAAACTATTAAAATAATCTGGAGTTTTTGTTTAAGGATACATTTCACTCTTTAATGAGGACTTCGGAAAGTATATTACACTTGAGAGTTGTTCTTTGGAAATCGAAATTCAGAATAACAATCTGTTAAAGTACATAATTTTATTGTTCAATTATGTATTGGTTTAGGAAACTTTTAACCTCACCTTTCTACATGACCCAAGTAAATATAAAGTGCATCAAGTTAAAATTTAACTGTGACCACTTCATTAAATGCCAGCATTTGCAATTCTGTATTAAATGGCATTGTTTTGATTGTGGATATGGTGATCATTAAAGGGATGAAAATCATGTACTTCTGACGTAGGCTTTGAGAATTTTGGATTCTTTCCAGTGGGATAGGTGGAGAACAGTGCTGTGGGAATAAAGAAATATCCTTTGCAGCAAGAGGCTAATCCAAACTCTGGTAATGCCCATACTTGACAGTGttgagataactttttctccctgcccccaatGTCACCTTGGCATAAACCTTAAGGAAATATCACAGAAATAGTGGGCAAGTAGGGTAGGTTCCCAGTTTCTACACCTTGTCCAATGTAGTTTTCTTAGGCAAGGTTGAAAGCCTCACAAAAATCTTGGTAGGCCATAGCTAGTTATCATCACAGGTGATCAGGCCCTGTAGAAGCTTCTAAGGCCTTGTACTTAAATTTGGCAGTCACACCATGATTACATAGAAACTGTGCACATTGCCTCTTTATATTACACGGTTGTTTGTCAGGCAAAGCAGTTGGGTAGTCAGTTGCTTTGTGTTAGATTTGAGTCTACCCTTTTGTAAGTCTATCGTTTGTGGAATGTGAAAGTTTTTTGGAGCAGAGACCAAATATGCAAACTATGGTGTGGCATCTGGAAAACAGCTACTTGTCAACATTAGATGGAAAACTAATAAAGGCTGGGGAGTGGATGGGATGACACTGCTCGATAATAAGTGTATTTGCTGTGAAAGCTAATCACAACTCAAGTATGACCGCCTGTATGTATTTATGATAAACCCACCTCTCCTCTCCTATATGGGCAGCCTCAGTGCCTTGTAGTATGAGAATTTTAGTTCAAGGAGTGGCTCACTATCCCATACCTGTTGTATTTTATGTTGGTGTGTATAAGTCCATTTCAAATATCAGTTCCACAAGGCTTCAAAAACACAAATACGGAATGTAAGTGGTCGGTGATCACTTTATGGAAATGATCTTACTTCAAAATGCAATGTCTCATCACAACGAGTCAGTGATGTTAATATATAGTCAGTCACACTTGTGCTCTTCTGGTTATTATAAATGAATTCCTCATATTTATCTCCCTCTGCATTACCATTTAATTTTATGAAATCTGTCAATTGTTTGAAAATTACCTCGAGCTTACTAACTGAGGGGTCTTTTGTATTCCTCCTGCCATTATAAAAGTCAATGTCATAGTCATCTCCTCTAATCCTTACTATCATTTCTAGTGCATGCATTGAAGTTGCCTAACAATATTATTTGTGTCTTGGGATATTAACTCTCCAGGTCATAGACTGAATTTTCCAAATCAGACCAACAGTGGTCATAATAAAAGGACAAGGAATGAGGAGGGATATGCACATCAACAGTCAAAATTACCTGATCTTAAAAAGTCAAAAAATAGGCCACTGCTAAAGATCTTAAAGGAGGAAGCAATGTTGCAATGCATTTCACTGAATTGGCAAGGGAGAGGTGCTTCTCAGACTGCCTGGGAAAGAGCCGTCTCCATGAACACTTTTTTGTGTCCATGCTTCATGGGATCCAACACAATTCATTATTATACTGTATTGGTATTTACTTCCACAGAGTTCCATGGTTTAAAAAATTCCACCTAAACTTTTATGTTTTCTATACAATATTGATGAAAATTTGAGAGCTAGAACTCTCCACCTAAGTGGGTATCCCTGCCAAATTTTGGGCAGATAATGAAAAGCATCTAAGATTTATAGACATTTCAAGGCAAAGACATTTATATCAAGCATTCTCCCCTTGTTCAGTGTGGATAAAATACTTTAAATTGTACCTCCTACTCCCACTCATGAGAGCTTCCCTGCCAGATTGCAGTCAGATAGGAGAAAGGATTTGAGTTTTATAGGCAATTAGCAGACATGGAGGCAGTTGACAGCCCAAGAAAGCAGCTAATATGGCACAGTGGGAACAGGGAGGTGTTTGAAAAGCACTTAAAATAATTTGTTTGGCATCTTAAGGATGCTAAGATTATAGAATGTGTGGAGCTGACCCCTGGAGATTCAGCAGTGCCAAGTCTCAGGCAGGGTTATATACAGTGGCAGATGGCTTGCTTCCACCTGCTAGAAGAGTTGCAACTGTGTAGAAAGGGCAAAGAATtcctttaattttcttcttcaaGCACAGATATTTTCATTGTTTTTGTTATAgtttaaaacataataaatacaCTGTAAAGAAAGAGAAACGGTAGAGAGCACATTTGGGACCTTTGGGAAAGCTAGGCATATTGGAGCAATGGAAATACCAAGAAAGCAGGCAAAAAAGAGATGTATATTTTTCACTTGCATCTCCTAGAAGATAAGTAGCAGGACAGAGATGGCCAAGCAGGCATTTGGCAGCTCTAAGACAGCCAGGTCAGGACTACAGAGGAGTCACAGAGGTTTCGGCAACTTAACAAGGTAGGTAGCATGGAAGAATGAGCTCAGTAGCATGCTTTGGCCATTCAAGGAAGCAAGTAGAGTTAGAATAGGCAGCTGGTAAGATGttacagcaaaccacctctgttagtctcttgcagtgaaaaccccaaaaaggggtcgccataagttgactgcaacttgatggcactttacacacacaagatgtTACAGACAAAGGCAGATAGATGTCTTGCTTTAAATCACTAGAAGACAAGCAGTTGTGCAGAAAGGACAGACAATCACTTCGTGTTACTGTAATGTTAAAATACAGTTCTTCTCATTTATATTACATTTTAAATCTCtgtaacaaaaaagaagaaaacctggGTGCTCCAATAGATAGCAGGCAGGGCTGTCCTGCAGGAGCCCCATGCAAGCAGTATTCAGTAATAGATATCATACTTTTATTTGAGCTCTATCATTGTTCTCTATCTGAAAATGACCAGTGTTGATGTCAAAACCCCCCCAACCCCGGCTAAATATTTCCTGTCTTTGGGCAAATCACTTGGTCTTACTGTCAGTTTAATcatctgtaaaacaaaacaacaactttACGTATACAGATTTGGTGTGTGTCTTGTGTTGGTGAAACGGGGAGCAAATTGTGTATACAGGAGATTGCTGTATGTTCTTAGGAATTATCCTAGGCATTGATTCACTGACACATTGGACTAGTCACATTGTTTATATTCAGCTTTAAATTTTACTAGTATCTTGAAAATCATAAATGCTTAATTTCCTATGTGTATAGATTATGTCTTGCTTTATATTTAACTTGCCCTGTATTCTATGGATTACATTTctatccctccttccttccatcaTGTAACTAACGGTGGTCTACATGGGCTTCCCAGGAGGCCTCCTGTCCAGATATAATTTTAGTTAGGCTTAGGCTGCTGCTTTATGTATTACCTTGAAATGTTTGGAAGGTCTTCTCTGGCCTTGCTTTGGAGTTGTATCCTCTGCATATGATTGCTTGTGGTACATTTGTAGTCTGGATTGTGTTGGTCCCACTCCCTTCCCCATAATTCTCTGCCAAATCATATCTCAGAGTTCCTGCTTAGTTTTCTAATTTCTACTTGAGCTCCTACATGATACGCACACACCGTAGTGACCATGTTTTTATTTCTGAAATCTTGACAGGTATGGTAATTGGTATGCACTacaaaaattacagtaagagaaGATAACTCAGTGATGCTAAGTTTCACAGACAGACTTAGACtaattaataagaacataagaaaagtcatgctggatcagactaaggcccatcaagtccagcagtctgttcacacagtggccaaccaggtgcctctaaaaagtccacaagcaagacggctgcagcagtattgtcctgcctgtgttccagagcatctaatatgataggcatgctcctctgatcctggagaaaatacgtgtgcatcatgattagtatccatttttactattttACTATTCTGACTCTCTCCATTCCTCTAACCTCGCATGAACCCTAAAAAGCAGGCATTCTGGTACCATAATTAATTGGTATAtctgaatatttaaaaaaactggtaCAATCAAATTGACATGTAGGATAACATTAGCAAAAATTGAGGTTTTGTTATTTCTAGTTAATATCTGAATGTGTATTCCTAAATTTAATTTAAACAGTTTCATTTTAGGTCTCATTTTACGCCTAAATTGGAATATTAAAATAGTTGTACAAAAACAGTAATACTTGAGCTACAAAATAAAATGTTACATGGATTTATGTCTTTATTAGCTAAAAACATAATTACGAAATTAGTCccagtttctttttttctgtgactGATTTATTTATAATTTGCCTATCAAGTTTCAAAGGCAATGATTAATAACCTGTTATGGCCTTCctttttgaaaaccagtttttaaAAGCTCATAGTGTAACAGCAAGATAAACCAGATTCATTTGTGCAGCCCTCCTTGAAATCTAGAAATGAAAAATACCTTTATGAAACTTGCTTTCATAATTTTGAGGCTTCAAAAGTATTGACCAGTACCTCCTAGAATATCAAGGTGTGAAAGACTATGAAGGAGTCATTActaccacagcccttcccccagtGATGTCATGGATGTTCTGTGTGAGCATCAAGCTATTGCAGCGTACTGCAAGGTCCTCATAATCAATGAGGCATGTAGGAATCTAGTTGTATATCCTCCTGGCAGGCTATACAAGGAGCAGAGTTGCATGTGGACATTGTGCTCAGTGCATGATGGAGAGAGATTAGAAGGTCTTGGCCAGTAACAGTACATGTAACAGCCCAGCGGCCTCCACTGTTGCTGAGTAGCAAAAGTTTGGAAGGAGGGTATGGGTGGGCTGGAGAGGTTGGTATATTTCAAACAGGCTTGTTTGTGACAATCACAAACCTGATGCGTTGTTCATTCTAACATCCTCCCTTGTCTTCCATTGTCTTCTTATATGTGTTCTGTTGAACTCTTTCTGGGTTTGGAATTCCTCCATCTAACTcctgttttgtcgaaggctttcacggtcagagttcattggttcttgtaggttatccgggctgtgtgaccgtggtcttggtattttctttcctgacgttttgccagcagctgtggcaggcatcttcagggagtaacactgaaggacagtgtctctcagtgtcaagtgtgtaagaagagtaatatatagtcagaaaggggttgggtttgagctgaatcattgtcctgaaaaaagtatcaaaggtaatgtgctaatcattgtcctgtaagtatcaagataatgtgctaatgagggtgtggtatgttaatatggaaccattgtatcctgaagtgatctgttaatgtgtgaatccaaagctaatctgcatggctattgtggactgtagtctttgttagtctggaggttttcaggacaggaagccaagccttattcattcttaaactctcttcttttctgttaaagttatgctgatgtttatgaatttcaatggcttctctgtgtaatctgac carries:
- the RBM46 gene encoding probable RNA-binding protein 46; translated protein: MNEEHSDVTNGCSKVRTGTQNEAALLALMEKTGYNMVQENGQRKFGGPPPGWEGPPPPRGCEVFVGKIPRDMYEDELVPVFERAGKIYEFRLMMEFSGENRGYAFVMYTTKEEAQLAIRILNNYEIRPGKFIGVCVSLDNCRLFIGAIPKEKKKEEILDEMKKVTEGVVDVIVYPSATDKTKNRGFAFVEYESHRAAAMARRKLIPGTFQLWGHTIQVDWADPEKEVDEETMQRVKVLYVRNLMISTTEETIKAEFNKFKPGAVERVKKLRDYAFVHFFNRDDAVAAMSVMNGKCIDGAGIEVTLAKPVNKEGTWRQHLNGQISPSSENLLVFANKEDVHQKSLAKPASLPIRYNGQHSPSPPEIERCTYPFFPGTKLTPISMYSLKSCHFSSAVMQLDYYCNKNNWAPPEYYLYSTTSQDGKILLVYKVVIPTVANGSQSYFMPDKLCSTIEDAKELAAQFALLHLDYNFRRSPVNTVSPVSATLSSGTTSVLPYTSRPYSYPSYPLSPTVPLANSNHVGQRLYISNQASFF